The Vidua macroura isolate BioBank_ID:100142 chromosome 2, ASM2450914v1, whole genome shotgun sequence DNA window TCACCACCTAGTATATAAATTTTGTCTTCTGTCCCAACTGCCCCTGCATTAAAGCCAGCACATTCAAAAGACCCTTCCCCTTTCCAAACACAGGTTTCTGGGCAAAAACTGTAAACCTTGTAGGTGGAGAGATCGCATATGTACAATGTACAGTTCACTGGAACAGCTTTGATTAGAGTTGCATGGAAAAACTGCCCAAATTCTGCTACAAGCTCAGACCACTGATCAGTCATAGCATTATACTTAAAGAAACAGTCAAGGGATGGATTAAAGGCATCAGTAATCTCTACTTCTGAGCCAAGGACATAAATTATATTCTGGCATGCACTTGCTTCTGGATAATAGATACCTCTTGGTAACTGGCTTACAGATTTCCAGTCTTTGGAAAGAGGGTTATAGGATTCTACATCCAAAAGACTCCGAGTTTCTTGAGCTCCTCTGGTCTTTCCACCTATTACAAAGAGCTGATTTAAGGTTACCACAGATGTGTGCATTGTCCTCGGTTTTTTCATAGCTGACACGATGGAGAATTCATTGCTGACTGGACAGTAGCACCAGGTTTGGTCAGTGGCATCATGAAACGGTTCAGCAATATGAAGCCTGACAGTCCTATAACAATTACCCTTGCATCCTCcagttataaatattttttctccatagCTAGACAAACTTGACCCTGGCAGATCAATCATATGAGTATGTGGTAGTTCTTTCCATTTATCTGTTTTGATGTTGTAGCAGAATGTATGTCTGTTTTCTCCATCTTCATCAGTTTTAtgaacaaatatatatttttctgttgttgaaGGACGTGCATCTGGAAACAATCCACTGAAGTTCTGCACACTTTTAACTGCATCATTGATTATTACTGAGCAATTAGCACTCTTAAGTAAGTGTTCTTCAGAATGCAGAAAGTCCTGCAAAGTCTTTTCAGGTAACTGGTGTAATCTCACTTTTTTCATCAAATTAGGCAGGTATTTCTGCCGTGTTTCTAAGTTGTGTTTGGTCCATTGGAGTACAGCTTTCAACACTGATTCTTCCTCAGGGACATTTAGTTCATCAGCCTCAAGACACTTTTGTAATATCTCAAAATTCATCTCCAAGAAGTCACTTGATCTGAGCAGCAACGAAAAGTGGTGTTGTACAAAATCTAGTGCATGATCAAACAAGCGGACAGACCCATAACTTTCTGATAGAGAAAGCAACTGTAAGCAATTCACAAGATCAATACTTTTTATTAGGAAGTCACTGCAAGCTTTGGAAAGGAGTGAAACTTGAAAGAATGACGACAGTTGGAAGAGCATTTCCACATTATCATTGGTTAtctctgtttttcctgtgtAAGCATAATCAAGAAAAGCTTTCACTGCCTTGGGTGATAGGTTACTAATAGTAACATTGCCATCATCTCGTTCTTTCATATTAACTTCAAACATGGCTCTGTGAATAGAATACAGAAGATAAACACACAAATTAAAGATTTAGCAAACAGATGAGAATACTGATGTGGAAGGAGACAATTAGGGACACGTAATAATGTGGGCTGGTCTAAAACAGGTCTAAAATGTGGAAGTTCTTATATGAACAATGAATTTACTTggtgtgtttgaaaaaaaaaagatttgtgaTAACATATTCAAAGTGATGGCTTAACTAAATCATAGCACCTGTGTTTTGTATGGATTTTCACAAATGGTGATGAAGTCTGCAGCTCTCAGTGtgacagaaaatgtgaaaattttcaGGACAGCATCAGTTTCAACTTTGGGAAAGAAagcctgatttaaaaaaatacaaagtaaaaaagTCCCATGAGTTAGGTCATGCAATGTGGATGAGTACATacaattatataaaaaaaaaaaccacttccaAATTGCAGGCTGAGCAAATGGCCAGACAGATGATGGGTGTAGTCCTCAGAAATAAAAGTAGGTAAGGGacaaatgaggagaaaaaacacAAGGAAACTTAATTCTTGCTTTAGAGTTGAAAGAGAGATGTATGAGTACAGGCCaatgtcagagaaaaaaatgagattttgatATGATTGCATGACACAATGAAACTGTGCAGAAAGTAGATTATGACTGAATACAAAGATGATGGTTGAAATTGTGGAATGAACTACTGACCAGGAGATTTGTGGAAATTTTATTACAACTTTAACTGCTTTATTCTAACTATGTAATAACATCTAACTCTCTCACACAATCTAACATGGcaagataaaataattaaagttttATAAGTGGGTAAGTCCTGGCAACAGAATAGTGCTGCAATATCTCTTGCCCTACCCTCCCAGAAATTAAGCCTCAAGCTAGGATAGCAGTGGCTTCTGAATAGGACACAAGATAATAGTGGAGGAAGAGTCAGATAAATCATCAAATGGGAAGTAGAGAATCTGGATATTAATACATCATAGttaattcatatttaaaaaaagtgttatATCATAGTTCAGTTATACACTTAGTATCTTTGTTgtatgggatttttaaaatctcatccTTTGCTGAagccaaagaggaaaaaagccatcCCTGTGTACAGCACATACTCTTTGGGATGTGAACATCTGGTAAAGCAGGAACTTGTCTGACTTCCCAAACAAGAACATAAAATTACAATAAGATACCTGTATCCCAAAGACCTCTTTGCATACTAAGCGATGACCCTTATAATTCTTTACTCATTAACCCATGAGCTATGAAATATCTAATTAGGGAGTAAAATAGCAACTGAACAATGCTAGTAGAAGAAGATCAATGTAGGCAAAGGCTTTGACTCTGAAAGCTAACAAGTGAGGATCAAAATATGTTGCTGATTCTTTGGTTTACACAATGAAGCCGAAACTAAGAGAAGTCCAAAGGCCAAGGAAGACAAAAGGTGTTCCATTTCAAAATGTATGTAGTGGACCTAGGTACTTTTTATTCCTTGAAGGTAAAAAATGGGCTTTGCATTCCAGGTCAACTTTTGAATCTGATGGTTGCTATTATATGCCCTATCAACCGCtaggagcagggagagatcTCTCCTAGAAGATTTTAATCTGAAGAGTCTGTAGGTAATGAAAAGGACACATGCATTTCCATGTGCTTAACTTCAGTTCTAAAAATTACCACTGGAAGTTATTTCATCCTAGTATTTCTTTCTACCAGATGATCTCGGTGCTGTCGAGCAGTTAAAGACAAATGAAAGTAGTCCTGtgtgtcacagaaaaaaaacaagtctGCTCCTACAGAGGAGAAAGTGCTCATTTCAtgtgcatttcttctttttttcagtaactCTTAGAACACACCTAGCTATCTTCTGTCATATATGGCAGACTCACTTAGACCATGGGATCTTCCAGGACATTTGAAAATAACACTCACCTATGTATGGGCAACTGAATTGAGGCTATTAACTCATTCCCAAGAGTCCATTTTTTCATTGTTAGAGTCTTAGTTTTGTTTTGAGTAAACGCTATTCAGAAACACTTTCAGTGTGGAACTGCAAGTTTGAACCTGTCTAATAAAAAGGTTAGCAAGtcttatttataaattaatattctgTATGTGAATGAAGGCTGTCCCTTAAAAATACATAGCTTTAAGCACAAGAAGATCCATTTCAGGCTGAAAGACTGAAATCTGTAGTTTAGGAAAAGTATGTGTATCTGTTTAAATACCTCTGAAGATAATCTCTTCTATACTGACCACTCTTCTTGGACAAGAAAAAACAGTTCCATTGCGAAGTTATTTACAATTTATCCACGATTGCTCAGTACAAGATGTATTTGTAATCAATCTGTTACGTTTCACAATATAAATGTGTCAAAGTACATAGACTATCATATAAAAAGTTGAACAATATCCTTGGACATCTTCAAGTACTGTTACAGGCAACAGGTTAACTCTTAAACATACATAAC harbors:
- the KBTBD3 gene encoding kelch repeat and BTB domain-containing protein 3, whose translation is MANQRDYISRPICNGISVPENKINSLVAEGHGQQILKVLQKFREQNIFFDFKIRVKDEIIPCHRCVLAACSDFFRAMFEVNMKERDDGNVTISNLSPKAVKAFLDYAYTGKTEITNDNVEMLFQLSSFFQVSLLSKACSDFLIKSIDLVNCLQLLSLSESYGSVRLFDHALDFVQHHFSLLLRSSDFLEMNFEILQKCLEADELNVPEEESVLKAVLQWTKHNLETRQKYLPNLMKKVRLHQLPEKTLQDFLHSEEHLLKSANCSVIINDAVKSVQNFSGLFPDARPSTTEKYIFVHKTDEDGENRHTFCYNIKTDKWKELPHTHMIDLPGSSLSSYGEKIFITGGCKGNCYRTVRLHIAEPFHDATDQTWCYCPVSNEFSIVSAMKKPRTMHTSVVTLNQLFVIGGKTRGAQETRSLLDVESYNPLSKDWKSVSQLPRGIYYPEASACQNIIYVLGSEVEITDAFNPSLDCFFKYNAMTDQWSELVAEFGQFFHATLIKAVPVNCTLYICDLSTYKVYSFCPETCVWKGEGSFECAGFNAGAVGTEDKIYILGGDYAPEEITDEVQVYHSSRSEWEEVSPMPRALTEFYCQVIQFNRYRDPWSPVLTICSGEF